Proteins from a genomic interval of Syngnathoides biaculeatus isolate LvHL_M chromosome 23, ASM1980259v1, whole genome shotgun sequence:
- the akap12b gene encoding A-kinase anchor protein 12b isoform X1, producing MLGTITLTVGQPDGVSVAQKEDTSETMDTVADEQAPQVNGEKVEKECTDGNEITPVEEKAAEEKPSETSEVGFKKIFRFVGFKFTLKKDKSEEKEPVKLLTVRDKDGEVANGIDEPAKDEAATAEENSTAEEKEGKTEALNTEAGVTKDSNNAETPDGPVEAAETSDEGAKEEGAEKEGEASSPPQEAALSPFRKLFSTGLFSNLRKKSSIKRTKEEEDKEVAGEDQAAKTEEGENKPEAEREMKEEAATTPETEKAEEEAPASPEDSKPEPRLESDVSADSPTPTSEETKPEEEKAEEEKAPAEVTSDSELVGSQEKVKPQGSPLKKLFTGAGLKKLSAKNKKTKKDTETKLTESGEQAAELQSSTDSTEGAKSDSGPSSPDKSGEHAVEAEVAQADSAQEAEGEVVSDGEKKKEGIVAWSSFKKLVTPKKRVKRSSESDDEVTNEKAAKSATLSSSESAPLADRGVEEEAKEDKPSEDESKTDNAEEKLVSSTEEPKKKMDTSVSWEALMCMGGPKKRTRKTSDSDDEEPKIEEESPAPAPEEEEKTEASGVNAQSVEGEGEGASSPEPLSSPPERESAWDTLKRMVMPKSKAKTEEKAEESAEQVQPESEAPKDESSFSLRKFFPGLRKKKVEKQSSTESEEDSDTPAVVPLSEYDQQHQEAAQEVAQEASQDVVQEAAQEVVQEVVQEVVKEVVQEPLVEAAVITAHVSSDERSPSWIAAMVDQGEDNHDQLSDITEEAENVATPKSVDTDNAEDDIDMHIVLPPKSAERRLSMAEVAQTPPSETTTRDPKEPKCENAQEVMAAIKAEISEVPPVSTVTCEDAPVLVASEESEPPLEHADYKTNRLLEPHAHDEAMAICTGLGTKEIAKLALEKPATQVTECVSVITDAICTQVLVEEDSIKLEAANVTEDALLSAQVQQERNAEVEPAESSQNEMPDVETAVESCEPQLPNIGIVSTFLEPQVVETTTSMIDDAPIDPITPTVEIPVCFQNGEVTERSVNTNKEPEQVCEVEKPGEEVCVIAESVVLVNLPCMDQVATSNMSEPDDTTETGGDNEESSQIEAQSVVIAQSVIQDAMDKVSEHPQKSEISSPTTPVQAVMTLEKEIEIPVETPVITETPIPITSEKPAEKAIFVTTECETAAIEVAEILNASPVEDDKSEEGLKKAVEVNVSEEFVIEEEVVEVLGESQMNNKLEALEEEKPQTEEKEIHMPVQVVLCNAEVVEEELVREETVEEFGSSAVDGKGDRPASGPSESLPAAERTPSKCAEVMAQVMEVIEEAVKEIQPASAEITPAS from the exons ATGCTTGGAACGATTACTTTGACAG TTGGCCAGCCAGATGGTGTGTCTGTGGCTCAGAAAGAGGACACCTCAGAGACCATGGACACCGTCGCGGACGAGCAGGCTCCTCAGGTGAACGGTGAGAAAGTGGAGAAGGAGTGCACCGACGGCAATGAAATCACTCCCGTCGAGGAGAAGGCGGCGGAGGAGAAGCCCAGCGAGACAAGCGAAGTGGGCTTCAAGAAGATCTTCCGCTTTGTGGGCTTTAAGTTCACCCTGAAGAAGGACAAGAGTGAGGAGAAAGAGCCTGTGAAGCTGCTGACGGTGAGAGATAAGGATGGAGAGGTGGCCAACGGAATCGATGAACCTGCAAAGGACGAGGCAGCGACTGCAGAAGAGAACAGCACAGCTGAAGAGAAAGAGGGCAAAACGGAGGCCCTGAATACTGAGGCTGGAGTCACTAAAGATAGCAACAATGCTGAAACCCCCGATGGTCCTGTTGAGGCTGCTGAAACCTCAGATGAAGGAGCCAAAGAGGAAGGAGCTGAGAAAGAGGGCGAGGCCAGTTCACCACCCCAAGAGGCTGCGTTGTCCCCCTTCAGGAAGCTATTTAGTACAGGCCTCTTCTCTAATCTGCGAAAGAAATCCAGCATTAAGAGGacaaaagaggaggaagacaaAGAGGTAGCCGGCGAAGACCAAGCTGCTAAAACAGAGGAGGGGGAAAACAAGCCAGAGGCAGAGCGAGAAATGAAGGAGGAAGCAGCAACTACTCCAGAGACAGAAAAAGCAGAAGAGGAGGCCCCGGCATCACCTGAAGACTCTAAACCAGAACCACGCTTGGAATCGGACGTCTCTGCTGATAGCCCTACGCCCACCTCTGAGGAGACAAAGCCAGAAGAGGAAAAAGCAGAAGAAGAGAAGGCTCCCGCAGAGGTAACCTCTGATTCTGAACTTGTGGGCTCACAAGAGAAGGTGAAGCCCCAAGGCAGCCCCCTAAAAAAGCTTTTCACTGGTGCTGGCTTGAAGAAACTCTCTGCTAAGAATAAGAAGACCAAGAAAGATACCGAGACCAAACTGACAGAGTCTGGGGAGCAAGCAGCAGAACTTCAGTCCTCCACTGACTCCACAGAAGGGGCAAAATCCGACAGTGGACCCTCATCTCCGGACAAATCAGGAGAGCACGCCGTTGAAGCAGAGGTGGCTCAGGCTGACTCTGCACAAGAAGCCGAAGGTGAAGTTGTCTCAGATGgcgagaagaaaaaagaaggaaTTGTCGCTTGGTCTTCCTTCAAGAAACTTGTGACCCCCAAGAAGCGTGTGAAAAGATCTTCCGAGAGTGATGATGAGGTCACAAATGAGAAAGCAGCAAAATCAGCCACCTTGTCATCTTCTGAGAGTGCTCCGTTAGCGGATAGGGGTGTAGAGGAGGAAGCTAAAGAGGACAAACCCTCTGAGGACGAAAGTAAGACCGATAACGCTGAAGAGAAGCTGGTCAGCAGCACAGAGGagcccaaaaagaaaatggacacttCTGTCTCCTGGGAAGCTCTGATGTGCATGGGAGGACCCAAAAAGAGGACCAGGAAGacttctgattctgatgatgaGGAACCCAAGATTGAAGAGGAGAGTCCCGCACCTGCTcctgaagaggaggagaaaacgGAAGCATCTGGGGTGAACGCTCAAAGTGTTGAAGGTGAAGGAGAAGGTGCTTCCTCCCCAGAGCCTCTGAGCAGCCCGCCTGAGAGGGAGTCTGCCTGGGACACTCTGAAACGCATGGTGATGCCCAAGAGTAAGGCCAAAACTGAGGAGAAGGCAGAGGAAAGTGCAGAACAGGTCCAGCCAGAAAGCGAAGCACCAAAAGATGAGTCGTCATTCTCTTTGAGAAAGTTCTTCCCTGGTCTGAGaaagaaaaaggttgaaaaacaatCCTCCACTGAGAGCGAGGAGGACTCTGACACCCCAGCTGTGGTTCCTCTATCAGAGTATGACCAGCAACACCAGGAGGCTGCCCAGGAAGTTGCCCAGGAGGCTTCCCAGGATGTTGTCCAGGAGGCTGCCCAGGAGGTTGTCCAGGAGGTGGTCCAGGAGGTTGTCAAGGAGGTTGTCCAGGAGCCACTGGTAGAGGCAGCTGTGATCACAGCTCACGTGTCCTCTGACGAAAGATCCCCCTCATGGATCGCAGCCATGGTGGACCAAGGAGAGGATAATCACGATCAGCTGAGCGACATCACCGAAGAAGCAGAGAACGTCGCTACGCCCAAGTCTGTTGACACTGACAATGCAGAGGATGACATTGATATGCACATTGTTCTGCCCCCAAAATCTGCAGAACGGAGACTGTCCATGGCCGAAGTTGCTCAGACTCCTCCCtcggaaaccaccaccagggaTCCCAAGGAACCCAAGTGTGAAAATGCACAAGAGGTCATGGCAGCAATTAAGGCTGAAATCAGTGAAGTCCCACCCGTGTCAACTGTAACCTGTGAAGATGCACCAGTTCTGGTAGCCTCAGAGGAATCTGAACCACCTTTGGAGCATGCTGATTATAAGACTAACCGCCTCCTGGAGCCACACGCCCATGATGAGGCAATGGCCATCTGTACCGGCCTGGGAACCAAGGAGATTGCTAAACTCGCCCTGGAGAAACCTGCAACTCAGGTCACAGAGTGTGTTTCTGTGATCACTGATGCTATCTGTACACAGGTCTTGGTAGAAGAGGATTCCATTAAACTGGAGGCGGCCAATGTTACAGAAGATGCACTGTTGAGCGCCCAAGTCCAGCAAGAGAGAAACGCTGAGGTAGAGCCTGCCGAAAGCTCACAGAATGAAATGCCTGATGTTGAAACTGCTGTGGAGAGCTGTGAACCCCAGCTTCCGAACATTGGGATCGTCAGCACTTTCCTGGAGCCGCAAGTTGTCGAGACCACCACCAGTATGATTGACGACGCTCCGATCGATCCCATTACGCCGACGGTTGAAATCCCCGTGTGTTTCCAGAATGGAGAAGTCACTGAGCGGAGTGTGAACACAAACAAGGAACCAGAACAAGTCTGTGAAGTTGAGAAACCAGGTGAGGAGGTTTGCGTCATTGCAGAATCGGTTGTCCTTGTCAACCTGCCCTGTATGGACCAAGTGGCAACGTCCAACATGTCTGAGCCAGATGATACCACAGAGACCGGTGGTGATAATGAGGAATCCAGTCAAATTGAGGCCCAGAGCGTGGTCATCGCCCAGTCGGTCATTCAGGATGCAATGGATAAAGTTTCAGAACACCCCCAAAAATCCGAAATCTCTTCTCCAACAACGCCGGTCCAGGCGGTAATGACCTTGGAAAAGGAAATTGAGATCCCAGTGGAGACCCCTGTCATCACAGAGACCCCCATCCCGATCACCAGTGAAAAACCAGCAGAGAAGGCCATTTTTGTCACCACCGAATGCGAAACCGCGGCGATCGAGGTGGCAGAGATCCTCAATGCCTCTCCGGTGGAAGACGACAAATCTGAGGAAGGCTTGAAGAAAGCCGTCGAGGTGAACGTAAGTGAAGAATTTGTCATAGAGGAAGAAGTCGTGGAGGTGCTTGGCGAGAGTCAGATGAACAACAAACTGGAGGCACTGGAAGAAGAGAAACCGCAGACCGAGGAGAAGGAGATCCACATGCCCGTCCAGGTGGTTCTGTGCAATGCGGAGGTGGTCGAGGAGGAGTTGGTCCGAGAGGAGACGGTTGAGGAGTTCGGCAGCAGTGCCGTGGACGGCAAAGGAGACCGGCCTGCGAGCGGTCCGTCAGAAAGTCTCCCGGCAGCGGAGAGGACGCCGTCCAAGTGCGCTGAGGTGATGGCGCAGGTGATGGAGGTGATCGAGGAGGCGGTGAAGGAGATCCAGCCCGCGTCGGCAGAAATCACACCGGCGTCGTGA